The window TATTTATGAAGTTCTCTTCATAAGGTACTCCTATAAACTCCACTGAATCATTTATTGCGATTGTTGGTACAGACATAACTTGATATTTTTCAGCTATATCCTGGTTTTCATATGCCTCTACAACTTCTGATATTACATTGCATTTACCTACTTTACAAGCTTCAAAAGCAACCATATGTGCTAGTAATGCTGCGTAAGGACAGTAAGGACAGGAGGGAGTAACAACTGTAGTTATCCTTGTAAAACCATTTAGTTTCTCCTTTATTGCATTCACAGTTTCCTTACTTAGACCACTTTCACCCTGAGAAAGCCTTACTATAGTTTCTACTAATGCTCTTATTTCCTCTCCTAATGGTGCACCAGTCCATCTTAATTTACCTCCAAGAAAGGCCACTGTAGGAACCCTAGTAACCTCGAATTCTTCGAATGTCTTAGCTTGGTCGGGGTTAGCCTTATCCACAACAGTGACTTCTAGTAAGGATTTTCCAGCACTATCTTTTGGTGACGCGTCCTTCACAAAGTTTAGAAATTTTTCTGTCACTTCGCAGTAGTGGCAGTGGGGATCCTTTGAATCAATAAATAAATGAACCTGAACTGTTGACTTCATATCCTTTAAGGCGTCAATTAATGCTTGTCTTATTTCATCTGTAAATAATTCTGCAAATTCTCCTTCCATCATGTTCACACTAAAGATAATCATTTATTTGGTTGAATAAAAATGTATCTATTGTAAATTCGAATGCTGAGACTTTTTACATTTAATGTCGCTGGGTCTAAGAACTATGATTTCATCAGTGTTTTTGTTAATCTCGCGGTATATCAATCCATTAAATTTCTTTATTTTCACCCTTTTATTTAACCAACAATCAGGTTTCAAGCCTGCTTTTATACATGTTTCAGCTAGAAATGTTTCAGAATCCCAACAATATTCTGAAGCAACTTGCGGTAATAAAAGTCCACTGTACATTATTCCATATTCTACTATAAGTCCATCTTCTCCCACATTTATAAATGATGGTAATTTCCATCTATCCTCAACACTGATTTCTTCCGGTTTAGTCAGTATGGTAACTTCTATTAAGATATCATTTAACTCACTTTTTGACAAAGGTGGAAATCTAGGATCAGAAAATGCTGCAGCTACTGCTGCCTTAGAAACTATTTCCTTTAATGGAGCCACAGCCTCCACATATCCTATACAACCCCTTAATGATGTTCTCTCCTCTTCAATTTTTTCTATAGTGACAAAAGCTAAACCTCTTTTATTCAAAACAGGATTTTTATACTCATCTAAGTTTAAATCAGCTAATTTAAATCTATTCTTTATAGAATCACGAGCAATTTTAATAAGTTGTTTTCCAATATCCACGTTAAGGTCATTAATTGTTACTAGTTGTTCTAAACTCATATTTTTCACTTATACTTTTAGCCTTAATAATTATATTTTGAATGCTCTTCCAATGCATCCCCTTCCAATACTCTTTTTTACATCTAGTACATTTCCATCTATTCTCATCAACCTTCTTTAAGATACCATTGCATTTAGTACATCTTGAATAATTCGGATCTGCATTTAAATCAATCTTGTATTTTATAGCAAGCATGGCTAGTATCTCTTCTATGTTCAATTCAGTATTTACGTAAAAACATTCTAGATCATTCTTTTTAGCTCTGTAACATAGTCCTCTATCCATCGTTAGTATAATTCTACTATCATTTTTAGCTATCTTTATTATTTGCCAGTCTTCGAAGTCCTTACTATACAAAGTATCGTATCCTAATATTCTAAGCCATCTAGAAAGTTTACCTAGCATCGCATCTGCAATAAACTTTTGCCCCTGCACTATACGTTATATAATGCCAGAAATATTAAAAGCCATGCAGAAAACAGTATTGCAACTCCTCTTCCAAAAAGATCCCATTTACTTTTACTTACATTTCGAAAAAGAATGTTAACGATAAGAATAGATAGTAAGTATGAGGCTATGGGAGTAATTAGTGAAGCCAATATGTTTTGTATTAAGAAAAACGATATTATACCTGCGCAAATACCTATTATGCCTCTAACAATTACTATTTTATCTTCTTTCTCCACGACTAATAATTAGAGTAATAAGGGGTAAAAAAGTGAACAAAAAAAATTCAATGTCTTATATAGATCTTTTAGCGTGGATAACAGAAAATAAAAGTATAATAGAAGGTAGTAGGATAGATAATGTATATAAGATTACTGGAATAAAAGCCTATTTATTTAAATTACACTCTAAGAATACGGATAAATTTCTAATAGTGGAGCCAGGCAAGAGAATTCATTTTACGAGATACGATAGAGAAAAGTCAAGTGAAGGAGAAGTAAGATTAATTAGAGAATTAATAAAAGAAAAAATAATAAAATCTATCGATATATTGGGCAATGAAAGGATTGCTAAAATTGATCTTATTGACAGAAAGATATACATAGAATTACTACCGAGAGGGCTTCTGGTTATAACAGATGGGAATAATAAAGTCCTCTTTTCCACTGAATATAAGGAATTTAGAGATAGAATTATAAGATTAGGAATTGAATATTTACCTCCCCCACAACCAGCCTCTTTAACAAGCGACGAAATAGAGAAATTGATTAATAAGGGTAATTTAACCAGAATATTAGGTGTTCCCCAGGAAATTTTAGAAGCTTTAAATATAAAAATTAACAGTTTAGAAGAGTTAGATGGGGTAAAAAATAGGATAAATGATCTTCTAAACACCATACGAGGAGGAAAATTCTTCAATTGTCTTATTAGAAACGTAACAGTACTACCAATTAAAACAGATGAATGTGTAGAGTACAACTCATATAATGACGCATTAGACGATTATTTCACACAACTGGAAAAGGATATCGTAAAAACAGAGGTAGACAAGAATTTAGAGAAGGAAAAGGGCAACCTAGAAAAAACCATAGAGGAATTGAAGAGTCAAATAGAGGAGTATGCTAAAAAAGAGTCTGAGATGAGACAAATTGCAGAAACAATTATCACTAATTATGAATTGG is drawn from Sulfolobus acidocaldarius SUSAZ and contains these coding sequences:
- a CDS encoding RNA-binding protein encodes the protein MNKKNSMSYIDLLAWITENKSIIEGSRIDNVYKITGIKAYLFKLHSKNTDKFLIVEPGKRIHFTRYDREKSSEGEVRLIRELIKEKIIKSIDILGNERIAKIDLIDRKIYIELLPRGLLVITDGNNKVLFSTEYKEFRDRIIRLGIEYLPPPQPASLTSDEIEKLINKGNLTRILGVPQEILEALNIKINSLEELDGVKNRINDLLNTIRGGKFFNCLIRNVTVLPIKTDECVEYNSYNDALDDYFTQLEKDIVKTEVDKNLEKEKGNLEKTIEELKSQIEEYAKKESEMRQIAETIITNYELVENTIKNSNKKNSVTLKINNISIDIDPKLTVYKNASKYYDLAKEYSEKTKKAREVLEELRKKLSELQFKIDERKEEIRISLRKKEWYEKYHWGMTRNGHIVIAGRDSDQNESIVRKLLDEKDIFLHADIQGAAATVLKANSGQVSEDDILDAAYIAACYSRAWKTGLGSVDVFWVYGNQVSKSPPSGEYLAKGSFMIYGRKNFIKNVKLELAIGIMNQNDEVGLLYGSVYSVETRTKNYVVIGPGDEDLEEISEKILRYLSQSSGVKGLRILKEEIIRQLPGKSRLISRKT
- a CDS encoding glutaredoxin — encoded protein: MEGEFAELFTDEIRQALIDALKDMKSTVQVHLFIDSKDPHCHYCEVTEKFLNFVKDASPKDSAGKSLLEVTVVDKANPDQAKTFEEFEVTRVPTVAFLGGKLRWTGAPLGEEIRALVETIVRLSQGESGLSKETVNAIKEKLNGFTRITTVVTPSCPYCPYAALLAHMVAFEACKVGKCNVISEVVEAYENQDIAEKYQVMSVPTIAINDSVEFIGVPYEENFINTILEKQSEKQ